CCCGTTGATCAGGAAATGATAGGTTTTCTTTTTATACACGTAGGTACATAGCCAGATCGGGAGGAGGACGTGCTTATAAGTCTGGCCGGAATAGGTGGTGCTCACTTCCAGGTCCTTGTACGTCTCAATCCGGCATAAACCGGCGCAGGCTTCCTCGATAAAATCCTTCATGATCCCTTCTGCCTTGTTATAACCCTCGTGAACGGCAATATCATATACATCGGCCTGCCAGCCGGAAAGATACTGCGCGTCGAAGTTCACAAGTTCATCAAGCTGGTAAGGAAACACGCTTTCATATTCCTTTTGCGACAATTCATTGGCGCCGCCGATGAGGATATCGTCGAAAAAATGGTCGAAGGTGCCGCTTCTGTGGATCCATTCCGTGTGTTGCACCTGGCGGCTCTGGCGCCTGCCATTACCGTCTGTATAATATTCCGTCACATAATAATAACGTCCGCCGTAACCGCGCCAGTTGCTGTGGGTTTGGGCGTCGTAGGTCCAGAACGGCAGGTAGATGCCGTGCAGGGCATCGTGCCGGGCCACTTCACGGAGGTCCCCTGGCGCCCACCAGCCTTTGCCGATCCAGTTTTTGAAAATATCGAGCGAATGCTGCCGGTCCACTTTAAAAGGAACGATGCCCGAAGGCTGTATCACCCGCGTTTTGTAAGCTTCCGGATTCACGGCTTCATAATTGCAGAAGCTGCAGGTGAACGTGGGCACTTCCGACAGGAAAACCGATTGGGAACCGCAGCGGTTGCATTTATACACTTTCTGCTCCACGGTAACCGAAGGATCACTACCGGCCTCCAATTGCTGCCGCAGATTATGCTCCCGGATCAGGTCTTTCGATTTACCGATCTCCACCTGCGTACCGCAATGCCCGCAAACGAGCATCTGGTCCTTCGGACTGAAATACAATTGCGAATTGCATCCCGGACAGGGAAATAAAAGTAAGGGAGCGTTGGCGGTACTGGTTTCCATGTATTGTTATCAATCCGGCGGCATTATCCACCGGTGTTTCAGAATTGAAGAGTTTTATAACCTGGCGAGGATTTCGGCCTTTTTCTGGTTGAATTCTTCTTCCGTGAGAATGCCTTGTGCTTTCAGTTCCCCCAATTGCTTCAGCAAATCTAGCAGCTGCTGCTTATTGCTGGCATCGCCGGCCGCGGGTTGTTGCGGTACGGGCTGTTGTTGCTGCTGCAGCATATTGGTGAGGATCACGCCTGCGCCCATACCCGCCGCTCCGGCAGCGCCGGGATTGTCGGAAAGGTTCTCCAGCGCGATGCCGCCCTGCATCTGGTTGAACTGGTTCAGCTTGTCGGCCAGCATGTTCAGCTGGGTGGTTTTATCTAGGATTTTCTCCACCTCTTCCGGCAGCGTCACGTTTTCGATATAGAACTGCCCCAGCTCGATGCCCCAGGCGTCGAATTCCTGCTGGAACACGGGCTTGAGCTTCTCGCCCAGCTCTGTAAAATTTGCCGCCAGGTCGAGGATGGAAATGCCCGCTTCGGCCAGGCCTTCAGACAGCTTGCTGACGATCACATTGCGCAATTGTTCGCTCACCGTCTCGATCCGCACCCAGGGATGGGTGCCGGCGAATTCCCGGATGAATTTCCGCGGATCGGTTACCCGCATCGTATACGTCCCGAACGAACGCAGCCTTACCTGCTGGAATTGCGGGTCGCGGACGATCACCGGATTGGAGGTTCCCCATTTCAGATTCGTGAACTGCCGGGTACTCACGAAAAATACATCCACCTTAAAAGGAGAGTCGAACAGGTATTTCCAGGATTTAAGGGTCGTGGTCACCGGCATGTTCTGCGTAGATAGTTCATGCCGGCCGGGCGGATAGGCATCGCCAAACTCGCCTTCGTTCATGAGCACCGCCACCTGCGATTCCCGCACGGTCAGCTGCGCACCGTTCATGATTTTATTGCCTTTGTCGGGAAATTTGTAGATTACCGTATCCGTAGTGTCATCCACCCAGTCGATGACCTCGATAAATTCATTCTTGATAAAATCGAAAAATCCCATGGTAGCGGTTTTAGTTTAGATTGAACAACCATGGGAAGTTACATAAAAATCAGACTTCACCCTTCCGGATAAGGCAGAATTCCGTGACAGGCTCTATAATCATGCAGCCGCGGACTGGCGCAACACAATCCACATCATCGGCGGCACGTTCCAGGATTCGCACTTTCCCGGCCTGCGGCCTTCCGCAAAGCCTGATTACCATCAATTAGCATCAATACTTCCATATTTAAATACTGGCTGCTAATATCCGCCAACAACTGGTCAATGCAGGGGTAGCCGTCCGCCCGTTTTACCCCTACTTTTAACCGGTTAAACTACCTTACTTTTATACGCCGACGGCGAATAGCATCCTGTACTGCCTTCCCGCCAGGCGAACCGGAATTCAAATCCGGCGTAAATATTAAAAACCGTTTATTGAATGATGATAAAGCACGGATATTATTACACACTGATGATCTGCCTGTTAATCCCCGCCCAGGCATTTTCACAGCAAAACATGGCCAACAGGATCTGGTACACCAGCCCCGCCGATGCCTCCGCAAAAGACAACCCCGATGGCTGGGTGAGCGACACCGCCTGGCTGAAAGCCCTGCCCGTAGGCAACGGCCATATCGGCGCGATGGTATTCGGGGATGTCAGCAAAGAGCGCATCCAGCTCAACGAAATGACGTTGTGGAGCGGCAGCATGGACGAAGGTGATAACCCCGAAGCGCCAAAGCACCTCGCAAAGATCCGGGAGCTGTTGTTCCAGGGTAACTACAAAGAAGCCACGGCGCTGACGAACAAAACCCAGATTACGAAAGGCAAAGGCTCCGGTCATGGAAACGGCGCCAATGTTCCTTTCGGATGCTTCCAGACGCTGGGTGACCTCTGGCTGGATTTCCATTCCACGCAACCCTATACCGGATACCACCGCGAACTGGATCTGATCAACGGCATTGCCATGAGCAGGTTCACGCAGGGCGGCGTCACCTACACCCGGGAAGTTTTTGCCAGTCATCCCGCAAAGGCGCTCGTGATCCGGCTAACGGCCAGCAAGCCCGGCGCTGTCTCTTTTCACGTCACGCTCGACCGGCCGGAAAGATTCTCCGTTTCCACGCAGGGTAACGCCCTGGTGATGGAAGGCGTGATGAACGACGGCCGGGAAGGCGAAGGGATGCGGTATAAAACGAACGTATCGCCTATCCTGACCGGCGGGACCGTCCGCGCAACGGGCAACAGCCTGCAGATCAAAAACGCGGATGCGGTAACGCTCATCGTCACGGCCAAAACCAATTACCGGCAACAATACCCGGATTTTATCAACCCGGATTATGAAAATGAACTGGCATCCATTACACGCAAAGCCGCCGCGCAATCCTATGCAGCGCTAAAACAGGCGCACACCGCCGATTTCAGCGGTTTTATGAAGCGCGTGCAATTTTCACTGGGCGCCACCACCAACGATATTCCCACTAACGAATTGCTGCATAACAACTTCCGGACAAAAAACGAGCAGATCCTCTACCCGCTGTACTTCCAGTTTGGCCGTTACCTGCTGCTGTCCTCTTCCCGCGAGGGTGGCCTACCGGCGAACCTGCAGGGCATCTGGGCCAATAAGATCCAAACGCCCTGGAACGGGGATTACCATACCGATATCAACGTGCAGATGAACTATTGGCCGGCAGAAGTCACGAATTTGACGGAAAGCCACATTCCCCTCATGGACCTCATCGCTTCCCTGCAGGAGCCGGGCAAGAAAACGGGGCGCATCCAATACGGCATGAATGGCTGGGTACTGCACCCCATCACCAATATATGGGGATATACCTCACCCGGCGAAGCGGCCAGCTGGGGCATGCACATCGGCGGCGGCGCCTGGATCATGCAGCACGTTTGGGAGCATTATAACTTCACGCGGGATGAGGCGTTCCTCCGCAAGGCCTATCCCATGCTGAAAGAAGCGTCGCTTTTCTACCTCGACTGGCTGGTTCCCGATCCGCAAACGGGTAAACTCGTATCCGGCCCCTCTCCTTCCCCCGAGAATACTTTTAAAGCGCCGGACGGCTCCCAGGCGCAGATCAGCATGGGGCCTTCGCACGACCAGCAGGTAATTTTCAATCTCTTTGAAAACACCCTGGCTAGCGCGAAAATATTGCAGCTGAAAGACGATGGATTTCTTACGAAAGTTGCGGCCGCAAAGGCAAACCTGGCGCGCCCGGCGATTGGACCCGACGGCCGGTTGATGGAATGGGCGGAACCATATGAAGAAGTGGAGCCCTTGCATCGCCATCTCTCGCACCTGTTCGCGTTTTATCCCGCCAATGAGATAACGATGAACAAAACGCCGGAACTGGCCGCGGCGGTGAAGAAATCCCTGGAAGCCAGGGGCGATGCGGGTGTGGGCTGGACCTACGCCTGGAAGATCGCGTTATGGGCGCGGCTGCATGATGGCGACAGGGCGCTTTCCATCCTGAACAATCAACTGCGCCCAACGGACGCTACAGACACTAAATACGATAACGGCGGTGGCACTTATTACAATTTATTCGACGCCTGCCCGCCGTTCCAGATCGATGGTAATTTCGGCGTGATCGCCGGGATGGCGGAGATGCTGTTGCAGAGCCATGAGGATTTCATCGAGCTGCTGCCCGCGCTCCCCGGAGCCTGGAAAAATGGCAGCATCAAAGGGCTCGTGGCACGAGGGAATTTTGTGGTGGATATGGAATGGAAGGATGGAAAACTGAAGAAAGCAAGCGTGCTGTCGCGGTCGGGTGCTCCCTGCCAATTGCGGTATAACGGCAAAACGGTAAAAGTACCGATCCAACGCGGGCGAAAGATATCCGTCATACCTTACTTCCAATGATCAGGAAATTGATTTTACTGAGAGGGCCTCTTGCAAAAGAGGCTTTTTTGTACCCGGTGCTAAAATATAGAAATAATTAGCAGAAAAGGTTTTGAAACTTTATTTCTTTTTATTTGATTATTTGCTATTTTTATATCCTTGTTGAAAGGAATATTAAAATAAGTATACGAAAGATTTGAATAAACATTAGACTGTCTGTTTTCCTTACCGACAAAACCCAACCGGTGCCCCGAATCCGCCAGGTGCGGAGGCGGGCACACTTAACGTCAGCCGAAAATGAACCCGTGCATTCAGCTATGAAAGCCGCTGACGGATGGATTCACTTTTCATTTCATAACGCCCGCTTGCGCGCCTGAAAACAGGTGGCGCAAAGCTATGCTCCGGAACAAAGCGCTTCGTTCCGGCATGGTGCGACATGTCCTTTCCCAAAGAACCGTCCATCCGGTTCCGCCGGATCATGCCCGTACACCAAACATCATCATCAATACAGGCTATGCTAAAACAGCTTATTACGCAGGTCGCGCTCTGCCGGGGCAGTCCGCATCCCGGCCGCAAACAATAGATCCACCAGTCATCGGACTGCATCATCAACTTCAATCGATTAAACTATTCTACAAAAATGACAACCAGGATTAACCTTATCGTTCTCGCCGTTTCGCTTTCATTCGCCGGTTGCGACAAAACGGATATTATTAAAACGCCTAGCTCGGGCAAGGATGCTGTTTCCTTCAGTTCCGTTACCCTACCGCAACACGGCGATGTAATTGCCGTCACAGTAGCCGGCTCGGGCAGCAAGACCGACTACAATACCGGCAACTACACGTTTGCCGGCCAAAGACACATGCACCTCCGCTCCACTGATTTCGATACTGCCACCACTGCTGTGCCGGCATCCAACACCAAAGCAGGATGGCAGGTACATCTCGGCGGCATTTATCCGATCCTTGGGTCCAGCGACTTCAATAATCAGGCCACCGCCTCCGGCGCCACCCTTCAGCTGTCGGGCGGCCCAACTCATTCAGGGAAATGGTTAAAACGCCAGCTCACCGATTCCATTAAAGCGGCGTTCCCGCTCAATTCCCGTTTGCGCAACTGGAACCTGTTCGACAACTCCGGTTACAAATCATACGTGTATGTGTCGTTCTACCTGCAATCTTTCCACGACGACGATCCCGGAAAATGGTTCCGGATGTGGTGGAGACGCGACCTGCCTTCCACGGACCCGCAGTATAACAGCAATTTCTGGACATCCAAGGAAAAGAACGGCAGCTTCACCTGGAGCACGGAATCATCCGTACCCGGCACCAAACACTATTTCCATCCAATGCCGTCAGTCGTTGGCGTATGGAACCGCATGGAATTCCTGTTCGATTTCGACAACGACCAATACCGGATTTACGTGAACGGCAAAATCGTAACTGATTCTACCCGCGGCGCGTACGGACCGATTTCAGGTGCGCTGGGCCTCAACAGCACGCTCAGATACGCACTGCTCGGCAACACGGTGGACGCGCGCCTGGAAGAAGGCCACCACCTTGGATGGGCGCTGCCTTATGTTGACCATAGCCCCAAGCGCATCGAACTGGCCGACAGCAACGACTGGTCCACAAAAACCAAATCCGTGGTGCAGCCTGTAAAATCCTGGAATGCTGACAACGTCGAGTTCATCCTCAATCAGGGCGACTTCGCCGACCTCGACAACAAGCACATCTTCTACCTCGATGGCGCCACCGCCACGTACATTGGCGCGCTGTAAAGCCTCAGCCACGTTTCATTTTTCCCGTCACAAAGCCCGCAGTACTTGCGGGCTTTGTGACGCCAGGGAATGTAGGAAATGCGGCAAATCCCCATCGCTTCCTGTATTACCGGCTTCCCTTTATCGGCAAAAGTTTCCTGGAACAAGTAAATCCCGGTTACGCACAACAACAAACCTAATGAGGGGCATGCTTCAGCCGCCCGCAGCCAACGATGGATTTTCCGTTACTTTCCATCGACATGTTGCGGCCGCTTGCGGACAAGAAAAATTACATTGTGCGGGAGCGGAACAATATTGAAGCCTCCTGGCAGATATTGATGTACGAAAGCCTGGGGCGCCGTTTCACACCGGAATACTTTCCCCAGAAACTTTCGCGGAAACGCGGATGCGTTTGGAGTACCGGTCTTGCATTGAATTGTGTAAAGAAAAGGAAGAATAATCGAAGCAGATAAAACAAAAAAAGGTTACCATTTCTGATAACCTCTCTGTAGTGTCGGGACGACTAGATTCGAACTAGCGACCCCTTGCACCCCATGCAAGTGCGCTACCGGGCTGCGCTACGTCCCGAACTCCGGTCCGTTTGTTTAAGACGGGATGCAAAAGTAACGAATGTTTTGATTTCCGCAAATTTTTCTCCGGGAAATTGTCAAAAAACTGTTGACAACCGCTTCCCGCTTGCTATACATCCGACCACATTTATGCGTACATTTGCACGGGATAAAATCAAAAGATGCAAATTTTACTGAAAAGCGCGACCATCGTTTCTGAACATTCGCCTTTTAACGGGCAGCAAAAAGATGTACTGATCGACAATGGCGTGATCGCTTCCATATCCGACAACATCGCACCCGGCAACGCACAATTAATCAGCGGAGACGGCCTGCATGTTTCCGGCGGATGGATGGATGTGTTCGCCCATTTTTGCGATCCCGGGCAGGAATACAAGGAAGATCTTCAATCCGGCGCCCTCGCCGCAGCGGCGGGCGGATTTACAGCCGTTATGATCGTCCCAAATACACAACCCGCCCTTCACACTAAAACACAGATCGCTTATGTGCAGAGCCAGGCCCCTCACAACGTGGCCGAAATCCTGCCCATCGGCGCCATCACCAAAAACCTGGAAGGCGCTTCACTTGCCGAAATGTATGAGATGAAAGCCGCGGGCGCCGTGGCTTTTTCTGACGGGCTCAAACCCGTGCAGTCTTCCGGCCTGCTCCTCAAAGCCCTCCAGTACGTGAAAGCCTTCAACGGCGCCGTGATCCAGATACCGGACGATGCCAGCATCTCCGCCCACGGCCTCATGCACGAAGGCATCCACTCCACCCGCCTCGGCATGCCCGGCAAACCCGCCATCGCCGAAGAAATCATGCTCAAACGCGACCTCGACCTCCTCGAATACACCAACTCCCGCCTGCACGTTACCGGCGTATCCACCCGCGGCTCCATCCAGCTCATCGCTGATGCCAAAGCCCGCGGCCTGCAGGTCACCTGCTCGGTTACGCCCTACCACCTGCTATTCACCGACGCCGACCTGGCTTCGTACGACAGCTTCCTCAAAGTGAACCCGCCCCTGCGCACACAAGACGATGTAGACGCCCTCCGCGCCGCGGTAACCGACGGTACGGTGGATTGCATCGCCTCGCATCACCAGCCGCAGGACTGGGACGCCAAGCAGGTGGAATTCGAATACGCCAAATACGGCATGATCGGCCTGGAAACAGCCTTCGCCGCCCTCCGCGCCGCACTTCCCGAACTGGAACCCGCCAAACTGGCCAGACTGCTGTCCGACAATCCGCGCAGCATCTTCGGCCAGCCCGCCATCACCATCAAAGAAGGCGCCCCGGCCAACCTAACCGTTTTCGAACCCAACGCCACATATACACTGAGCGACGACCGCTTCCAGTCCAAAAGCCGCAACACGCCCTTCCTCGGCAAGCCCGCGAAAGGCAGCGTAACCGGCATCATCCGTCAAAACAAATCCTGGTTCCGGTCATGAAAAACAAAACACACTTACGCTTCGGCTTCATGGCCGCCGCGATCAATTTCGCCCTGCTGCTGACGCAATATTTCACGCATACCAGCTCGGCCAATATCTTTTTCCGCATCCTTTCGCTGGCGGTGCTGGTGGTAGCAGTAGTCGCTTCCTGCCTGCGCTTTTCCCGCGAGATGGAGCACAAAGCCAGCTTCGGCGAAGTTTTTGGCACGGGGTTCCGCACAACGGCGGCCGCTACCGTGATCTTCGCCGCGCTGTTCATGCTTTTCGCGCAAGTAATGCCCGGTTACAAAGACGCGTTCATCCACGACATGATCGCCATGGGCCCGCAGGCCGATATGCCCGAAACCCATGCCGCGGAATTTGAACGCCTCAAACAGGCATTTCCCGTAACCGTGCTGTCCGGCATCCTCATGTTATATGTGCTCCCCGGCATCGTAGCCTCTGTTCTGGGAGCCGCCTTAGCCAAAAAGAAATGAAACACCTGGATATATCCGTTATCGTTCCCTTAAAAAACGAAGAAGAATCCCTGCCCGAACTGGCGGCTTGGATCGACCGTGTCATGCAGGACAACGGTTTTTCCTATGAAGTCTGGATGGTAGACGACGGCAGCACCGACCAATCCTGGGAAGTGATCCGCGAAATCTCCGCTTCCAACCCTAACGTCAAAGGCATTAAATTCCAACGCAACTACGGCAAGTCCGCCGCGCTCAACGAAGGCTTCCGCAAAGCCCAGGGCCGCGTGGTCATCACCATGGACGCCGATCTGCAAGACTCCCCCGACGAAATCCCCGGTCTGTACAAAATGATCGTGGAAGACGGGTACGACCTCGTCAGCGGCTGGAAAAAGAAGCGCTACGACAATACCCTTACCAAAAACCTCCCTTCCAAGCTCTTCAACTGGGCCACGGTAAAGATGAGCGGCATCAAGCTGCACGACTTCAACTGCGGCCTGAAATCATACCGCAAAAAGGTGGTGAAAACCATCGAGGTATATGGAGAGATGCACCGCTATATTCCTGTTATCGCCAAGTGGAGCGGGTTCCGCAACATCGGTGAGAAAGTGGTGGAACACCGCAAACGCAAATACGGCACCACCAAGTTCGGGCTGGAGCGCTTCATCAACGGTTTCCTCGATCTCGCATCCATCACCTTCGTAGGGCGTTTCGGCAAGCGGCCGATGCACTTCTTCGGGGCGCTGGGCACGTTGTTCTTTATCATCGGTTTCATCATCGCGGGGTACCTGGCCGTGGCCAAGATATTCTGGATGCAGTACAAGATGACGGAACGCCCGTTGTTCTTCCTCGCCATGCTGCTGCTTATCATCGGTTCCCAGTTATTCCTTACCGGGTTTATCGCGGAACTGGTAGCGCGCAACGCGCCGGAACGCAACTCCTACCTGGTGGAAGAAATCCTTGAAAACGAAGGCTGATGGTCCAGGCAAAGAAGATCGTCATCATCGGTCCCGCCCACCCCATCCGGGGTGGCCTCGCGGCGTTCAACGAACGTCTGGCGCGCGAATTGATCGCGAAGGGCCACGATGTGCAGATCCATACTTTCTCTTTCCAGTACCCCGCGTTCATGTTCCCCGGGAAAGAACAATACACTTCCGCCCCCGCGCCCGAAGGGCTGCGGATCCAACGGAGCGTACATTCCCTCAATCCCCTGAACTGGCGCAAAACCGGGCTGGAGATCCGCCGGCAAAGGCCCGATCTGGTGATCGTGGCGTTCTGGATCCCGCTAATGGCCATGAGCCTAGGGAGCCTGGCGCGCATCATCCGCAAAAACGGTCACTCCCGCATCGTAGGCCTCGTCCACAACCTCATCCCCCACGAAAAAAGACCGGGAGATGCCGCCCTGACTCAATTCTTCGTCAACAGCTGCCATGCGTTCATCACTCTCAGCCGCGAAGTGCTGCGCGATATCCGCCGGCTGACCGATAAACCCGCCGCATACGCGCCCCATCCCGTCTACGACCATTTCGGCGACACGCTCCCCACGGCTGCGGCGCGCCAGCACCTCGGATGGGACGAAAACAGCCGGTACCTCCTCTTCTTCGGGTTCATCCGCCACTACAAAGGGCTCGACCTGCTGCTGCAGGCTATGGCCGACCCGCGCATCCGCGCCATCGCCAACCTGAAGCTCGTAGTGGCCGGGGAATTCTACGAAGACCGCAGGAAGTACGAACCGCTCCTCGGTCCCAATGTGATCCTGGTCAGCGATTTCATTCCCGACAGCGACGTGAAATTCTATTTCTCCGCCGCCGACCTCGTGGTACAGCCCTACCGGAGCGCCACCCAGAGCGGGATTTCGCAGATGGCCTATCATTTCGGCGTGCCTATGCTGGTTACCAACGTGGGCGGCCTGCCGGAAATCGTGCCTGACGGGAAAGCCGGATATGTGGTGCCGCCAGAACCCAATGCCATCGCGGAAGGCATCCTCCGCTTCCTCGAACAGCCTGCCGGGCAATTCGCCGCGTTTATCAAAGCGCAACAGCAGCTGTACTCCTGGGGCCATTTCGTAAAAACGCTCGAAACCCTGCAATAAATCGCCGCTTTTGGGGTTATAAGACTAGCATCATGAAAGCTATTACATTCATTATCGCCTTATTCTCCGTACATGCCGCCCTGGGCCAGAAGCTCCCGGCATCCAGTTTCGCCGAGCTCGAAAAACGGCAGGATTCCCTGCGCGCCATGAGCTACGAGATCATCAACGGCAAAACACAGGACGTTCGCAGCACGCGCAACGACGCCTTCATCCCCGCGCTCGTCAAAGCCCTTAAAACGCCGTACTCTTTCTACTTCCCATTCGATTCACTTACCACCATGGCGAAGGTCTACCCGGCCGACAGCTCCTTCCGCATCTTCACCTGGCCGCTGGAATACGATAACAGCACCTTCCGGCATTTCGGCGTGATCCAGATGAATACGAAAGACGGCGCCCTGAAGCTTTTCCCCCTGTTCGACAATTCAGATTACACCGCAAACCCCGACACCATTACCAACCACCACGGCTGGTACGGGTGCCTGTACTACGGTATCATCCAGCGCCGGTATTTCAATGCGGAATATTATACGCTGTTTGGATGGGACGCCAACAATTTGCGGAGCCAGAAAAAGATCGCGGAAGTGCTCACGTTCAAGGAAGGCGAGCCCGTATTCGGCGGTCCTTTTTTCAGTTTCGTGGAAGACACGGTGAAGAAGCCCACGCGCAACCGGTTCATCCTCGAATACAAACGCGACGCGGCCGCGGGGCTCAATTTCAACCCCGAAGCCAATATGATCATCTACGATCACCTCATTTCTGAAACCGGTGAAGAAGCCAAGAAACACACCCTCGTGTCCGACATGGATTACGAAGGTTTCAAATGGCAGGCCGGCAAATGGGTACACGTGGAAAAGATCTTCCACGACGCGCTGGAAAAAGGCAAAGTACCCGTTGGCGTACCGCTCGACAAAAGCCGCTCCAATTTGAGAGAGCCCAAAACCTACGATGAAATAGAAGCCGAAGAAGCCGCCAAACAAGCGGAGAAAGACGCGAAGAAAAAGAAGAAGAAACAGTAGCCCGGCAACCGTCCCGTATTCAGCCGCCGTTGCGTCGCACACGGCGGCGGCAGTAAGCAGGTCAGCATTGCATCAAGGCGCGGGGATCTCACCATCCGGCAAGGGAAGATCGTTCATTTCGTGGTTGAAGACGTGGAGCGCTATGCCTGAAATTTTATCGTATTTGTAATGCGATTCCGGGCCAAAAAGCAGCATTAGCCGTACCTGCCCTACCGATCCCTTCAATCCCCTCCCGCTATAAACCGGCACAAACACCACGCGCTTGTTGTATGTCGACACCGAATCCGTGATGTACACCGGCGGTTGCTCCTTCACATATTCATTATACACTTCACAAATTCGCCGGAATTTCCGATTCAGCGAAGCCTCCGACATGTCGATCTCCTCCAGCGGTACCCCCACCAGCGCCCGGAAACTTTCGTAATCCTCCTGCTCAATCGTGGCCAGCACAGCGTTACTCGTTTCCAGGATCTCGTTTTTAACCGCCGCCTGCTGCGATTCCGGCGAACCGCAGGCCGCGATCATCATAGCCGCAAACATGCATGTGTATTGCTTCATCATCACAAGATAATAAAAAAAGAATCCGCCACGGCGGGCGGATCCGATACAAAAGACATTCAATTTGGTCAGTCCTTCGGCTGCTTCACGTTCGAAGCCGGCAGTTTTGCCACCGGCTGTTTGAAGTCCTCCGCCGTCACTTTATCTTCTTTGCCGAGATACGTCCACTGCACATCGGTGAGGTAATTGTTGAACACGCGGTTCACATCTTCCGTTTTCACCTGCCCGATCCGGGAATTGATCTCGTCGAAGATGCGCCAGTTGCCTGAAGCCTCGCAGGTCGACATCACATTCGCTTGCGCTCCGCTGCTTTGGTTCGTCATGTAATAACGTGTGAGATAGGATTTCTTCTTGTTCTCCACCTCCTTCGGCTTAAAGCCGTTTTCCTTCACATCGTTGATAATAGCCGTCATCACTTCGAGCGACTGCTTCGGATCAATAGTGGTGATGTACAGCTGCGCGGCCGGCGTTTCGATATAGGAATTGTTGTATCCCGCGGACGGCGCATAGGAAAGGCTGCGTTTCGTCCGTAACTCTACGAAATACCGGTCGTACAACATGCTCATCGCAAACTGGAACAACGGCCCGTCGGGCGAGTAATACTTCGGTGCGTTGCCCAGGCCCACGATGTAATTGGTCGCCAGGTCGCGATTGCTGATCTTTACCCCCTGTTTGATGGCCGCGGTTTGCGGCGCGCGCGGGGCTTGTCCGGCCGGGAGCGCCGCCAGCGTACTTTTCACCTTCCCGGTGATATCCTTTTCGTCGAGGTTGCCGACGATCACAAGATAAATCCGTTG
Above is a genomic segment from Chitinophaga pollutisoli containing:
- a CDS encoding glycosyltransferase, which codes for MVQAKKIVIIGPAHPIRGGLAAFNERLARELIAKGHDVQIHTFSFQYPAFMFPGKEQYTSAPAPEGLRIQRSVHSLNPLNWRKTGLEIRRQRPDLVIVAFWIPLMAMSLGSLARIIRKNGHSRIVGLVHNLIPHEKRPGDAALTQFFVNSCHAFITLSREVLRDIRRLTDKPAAYAPHPVYDHFGDTLPTAAARQHLGWDENSRYLLFFGFIRHYKGLDLLLQAMADPRIRAIANLKLVVAGEFYEDRRKYEPLLGPNVILVSDFIPDSDVKFYFSAADLVVQPYRSATQSGISQMAYHFGVPMLVTNVGGLPEIVPDGKAGYVVPPEPNAIAEGILRFLEQPAGQFAAFIKAQQQLYSWGHFVKTLETLQ
- a CDS encoding pitrilysin family protein, whose translation is MKRIIYIIIFVCASAPLFAQATKELQVEGIKVIFKRTDKAVATVNLCIRGGVTNITEAQQGLEPLALTIALNGGTATINKDALAAELEKLGTEFGADARNDFSYMTMTCLRENWDRSWALFADAVLHPAMDENEFKLERERMVSNAKQLEADPDQYLRILATQQLFEGTDYAKRPGGTPATIEKLTLQEAKDFYKYLLGKQRIYLVIVGNLDEKDITGKVKSTLAALPAGQAPRAPQTAAIKQGVKISNRDLATNYIVGLGNAPKYYSPDGPLFQFAMSMLYDRYFVELRTKRSLSYAPSAGYNNSYIETPAAQLYITTIDPKQSLEVMTAIINDVKENGFKPKEVENKKKSYLTRYYMTNQSSGAQANVMSTCEASGNWRIFDEINSRIGQVKTEDVNRVFNNYLTDVQWTYLGKEDKVTAEDFKQPVAKLPASNVKQPKD